A single Musa acuminata AAA Group cultivar baxijiao chromosome BXJ2-1, Cavendish_Baxijiao_AAA, whole genome shotgun sequence DNA region contains:
- the LOC103998537 gene encoding uncharacterized protein LOC103998537 yields the protein MSGRSRDGSGSGGDLQLVAVAPKTVVSTDAAVAGGGRDGAIVEYAKSGPVLREDEEDLEVKLRRIMENVPVRVSNTSGSSAGSGSGDFHQYRQMRRKEQDRLARMDADYQKRKEIAEYNMRREERLKAAEERTAKKRLKRQKKKQRKKEKKISPNSGAVPDETRKEESSDDEDSDDGDEPKN from the exons ATGTCCGGCCGGTCGAGGGATGGCAGCGGAAGCGGTGGCGACCTCCAGTTGGTCGCGGTGGCTCCGAAGACAGTTGTTTCCACCGATGCAGCGGTGGCGGGAGGTGGACGGGATGGCGCGATCGTGGAGTATGCTAAGAGCGGGCCGGTGCTGAGAGAGGATGAAGAGGACCTCGAGGTGAAGCTTCGAAGGATCATGGAGAACGTCCCGGTTCGGGTCAGCAACACCTCCGGCAGCTCCGCTGGTTCCGGCTCCGGCGATTTCCATCAG TATCGACAAATGAGGAGGAAGGAGCAGGATAGACTTGCGAGGATGGATGCTGATTAccagaaaagaaaagagataGCAGAGTACAATATGAGGAGGGAGGAAAGACTCAAAGCTGCAGAGGAAAGGACAGCAAAGAAACGCCTGAAACGCCAAAAGAAGAAAcagaggaagaaagagaagaaaatttcaCCAAACAGCGGAGCCGTACCGGATGAAACTCGAAAGGAAGAATCCTCGGATGATGAAGATTCCGATGATGGTGACGAACCAAAGAATTAA